The nucleotide sequence CAACATTATCGCAGTTGTATTTCTACGGTCTGCTTCTAAAATGTGACTTGTCATTCATtctaatatataatattgccatgtttttagaaagaagaaagaaacgaTCCAGACATATTGGCAAATTGCAGCAACCATGTCACCTGGAATCAACGACCATCTTCGCAGTACTGGTGCATTCCCTAAGAGCAACAGACGCAGTGACAGAAACCGAGAAAGGGACAGAGCAGCTAATCAAAACAGCAATTGCCGCCGAGCACCTCGAGCTCAGGCTCAACATGCCAATAACTTGGTGAGAAACAGGATTAAGAATTACCAAAAATTTGGCTTATAAATTcaatcaaatttatttattgctttgCATAATTACACCACTTGCTAGGAAAATCCTGTTTGCACAAGCTCAATTTGATTATCAATAACATGTTGACGCTGTCTCAATGATTTAAAATTAACGCTAATTATAGTGCATTGCAGAATGCAAGTTCTAAAGTTGAATTTGTTCACCACCAAAACGTTATCAAACGCTCCACATCACTGATAAAAAGCGAAATCGCGCTTTCCTCGGCAATAAACAAACCAGCCGCCCAGATAGTCAAAAGCCTATTCCCTGTGGATGTTCTATTATTAGGCGGTCTAATAATACGGACTCTCGCAGCTTCTGGGCGGAGCAGCGCCGGTTTATCTTTAGATCTAAGATTCTGACGTGTTGCACGTAGTTTCAGCTCGACTGGCATCCGGCGTGCGAGCTCATCCAGACTAGTAGCCGCAGCACCCCGGTGACGTCCGCCAGGACGGCCAAGAACAGCAACGCCAGACCCAGTGCGCCGATCGCTTCCTACGATCTTCCGGATATTGGTAAGATtctgctttaattttttcttctttctcgcAACTCAAGATAGACGAACACGTGCTCGGTCGGGATTGTTGAAGAGTGCAGTGAACTTTGAACCTTCCGTATTAGTGTAACAGATACTTTTTTTAGCGTAAGAGAAAACGTTGATAGGTTTTGTATTAAATGTcgatcaaacaaaaattttgcgACAAGAATTTATAGCGCCACCAAATCTACGATGGGTGAACGTTTAAACGTTATAACTTGCTTCATCATAATAAGGGTCTAATTATTTGCTTCTAATTATGAATTAAATGTAGTAACTGTAAAATAACTGGGACATTACAAGATTCTAATACGACCATTTCTCAACACGTTTTTCCCAATTGATTCAGTACTGATGCGTCATTTTACTATTTCAGGACTATACAACGCATACAGCCAATTATATCCGAACATCCACGCGCTCGAGGACCTGACGCCCTGGTTGAAAATGACTTCTCCCGTGGATCAGAGAACTCAGTCTCCGCCGAATCTCACGGCCAAGCCAACGAACACGGATAAGATGGTGAGCGAGTTGCATTAGATTGATAGAACCGCAACGTCGAGGAAGTGAAAATGCGTCAATAACGTTATAGCGATGATTCCGCATTTAACGCCTGTCCACTAATGGAACAGGAGCAGCGTATATACACGATGCTATTGCGCAGCTTAGAGTCAATAGCGACATGAATGCATTTTGACTAGCAGATATTTGAGATTGAAACGATGTATAACGAATGGCTTAAATATTTGCAGCCTGAACGAGGGCAAGTAGAGGGTCGACTAAATCAGATACGGGAatatataaaagtgacttcTACCATGATGGATTCTCTCAGTCAATCCAGTGATCCCGTAAGTagcgttattaaaattttaaatacaaaatttacgAATACCCTACGATCGACCTCTGAAATCTTGAACCcattaaaattgaataacaACCGTTATTATTAATGCTGAATAAACCAGTCAATAAGTTGTGATTaacgaaaaataatttccGCGCGATAGCGAGCACAAGCCCAGCACGACAAGCTCAGCAAGATGGTCGAGGATCTCTACGACAGCGAAGTAAAGCTGAGCAAGCTCATGGAGGATTGTCAAAAATACTGGAGGCCGGCCGAGGTTACAAGAATTCCACTCTACTAACATAAAAAATACAAGCTTTCATTTGAATCGATTGATTTTCAACGCTTTGCATCTTCCGTTTACAGAATGGTGAGTTGGAAAACGGCGAGGATGTGCGCGAGCAAGAGCTGCGTAAGAAAGTGGAGGAATCTCAACACAAGTTGGCCCAGCTGCAGGAACATCAGGCGCAGCTGGTAGGAATGCAGCTGAGAGTTCGCGAGCGTTTGAACGAGGCCCGTCAAGCTCAACAAGCTTTGCTCGTTGACgatgaggaggaggaagaaggcGAAGAGCATATTCAAGGAGCCGAGGAACAACCCAATCAAGGAAATGTGGATCAGCTTGAGAGGGAAACCGAAGTATTGAGGGGTAAGCTGCAACAGTTGGAAAACAAGAAGAGACATATGGATCATCTTATGCAGGAGCTCCAGGCAGTCGAGCACATTGAAAGAGCTAGTTGTGTCGGTACAAATTCCAGTTGATGCATACGAcaagattaaataaaaaatgagtaAATATTCGATTGTATTTTAGAGTTCCGAAAGCTCGCGAACCACTGGCCAGCGTGACAAAGTTGCTGAATTGGAGGCAATGAAGGCCCAGTTGAGCTACTTAAAGGCTCTGATGAACAATGCAACAGGAGAACGTGAGCCTGTCGATGGGATACAGAATTCCGGACCTGAACTTGTTGAAGATGAACCTCCAATCATTAATGGCGGCGTTGATGATGTCTATCAGCTGGAGGAGAACCACTCCAACGAGTACAACGATCTCGATGAAACAGTCAAACCCAAGCGCAGCGAGCTTCCATCCGTAGAACAAATTCAGGTGACTTTTCAACGATATTGTTACGTTTGAAGATACGTTTGAGATGTTAAAATCATCAAACTGATGTTGCATTAAACTTGATAAATCATTGCAACCCATGCCAATATTGAAAGAGAAGGGTCGGATGTTGCAGGCGGTCACGCGTGAGTTAAAAGAGCAACAGTTGATGCTGCAAGCGGCTAGAGACGAACTTAGACGTTTGAAACAAAGCAATGGAAATCCACAGGCACCACCTTCGTTAACCAGCTCTACACCACCGCTGTCGCAGGCTACACTTGTCGAAAAAAAGCAGAGCAATCACACGGCTAGTAACAACGGTACCGTACGACAGCAGGCTCAGAACAAGTGCTGGCAGCTCGAAGACTTGATGAGAAAGGTTACTACTATAAGAGTTTTTAATTACTTAGACAATGTATTTGACAAGTACTTCTATATCGAGGATTTCTATTTTCAGGATCAGATCACAGGGCTGAGCGTGAACCAAAATGGTGGGCCAGAATGGGGCAGTCGCAGAAATTCGACTTCTCAGCACAGTCATACAAGCACTACACCAGGCAACCTATGGCCTCCACCTGTCAATCATGGTAGTATTAGTAATTTACAAACCGAGTTGTCTAATCGAAtgattagaaaatgtataaaGTATTATTTCAGATACCGCACCCCACCACCCTAGTGTAGATGGCATATCAACGGCAGAGAACTTGTTGGAGCTTGGCTCTCAACCACCAATGGAAAATGGATTTCCAGGAAATTTCTGGAGCATGCCAGCCATGTTAGCTAATCAACCACCGCAAGGTACTTATTTGGGGCTTTACCATACGTTTTATTAATGCAAGCTAACGTAATTTCTCATGTATCATAGCTGGCGCAGTCGCGGGTTCAGCCGAGTATTACAGACAACTACTTCTCGGCTCTCAGGCTCAGCAGCTACAATTGATGAGCACAACGGTTCAACAGTGCTGCCAGCTTCTTTGGTCTCAGCAGCGCGAGATGCAGTCGATGCGAGCAGCCATAACTCAGCTTCAGGTGAGTTTCGATGCTActgttaatatttttatttcaaattactattaataataatgcatGATGTTATCATTCAGGCTCAGCTGCGTCAGTCTCATTCACGCACGAGCAACAATAATACAGAAGAGCAGCACTCGAACTTGGGCAGACCGGCACAACCGCACTTTGATGTAACGCCGTTACCTCCAAGCTCGTCTCTGCCAAATCTCGTTTCACTTCCTACCTCCTCACCAGCTCCACCACCGGTGAATTGTCATCACCCACAGCCACAGCTGCAGCaacctcagcagcagcagcagcagccgccgcagCTTAATAATCAGGTTCCTCCTGGCAACCGAGCCAACAACTACTGGGACAACTTTAGAAGGTAATCTTGGGATGGTGGTGGTACTGATGTCTCTCAGCGCTGTTTTATCTATCTTTTACCAAACTCGATAGTCTCGTGGTATATTTGAAaggattttttttgtttagtaTGTAtgacgagaaaaaaatgtaaatcgaTCGAAGAAAATTAACGAATGTCCATGTGTAGTATGTGCCAAGAGTTTGAGTACCGCAAATTTTTTCGTATCCAATCTGtaaatatacgtataaacTTGGGCATTTTGTGTACActcttatgaaaaaaaaaaaataaataaataaataaactttcGAATTGTCCATGGAAATTAGTCTGTACTTATAATTGTACATTTTTGTCCACCAAATGATAATTGAATAACCAaaggaaagcgaggatatTTTAGGTGGTAGGTAACTGTCGGGTACGTACTCGTTTGGTAGGAGTGAATACTAGCCTTTAGACAAACATTTTGCCGTGTGCTTTTCTATCATGATTGACTAACGTGTGTTTGAAAAACagtaacaaaaattataacttgAAATAAACCTCGAATTATAAGCTTGTAAAAATTTCGAGTTTCCCGCTATGCATACGCGtgaagtgatttttttttaaattaaaataatgctCTACAATAATTTATCTTACTAACTTTTTATTCCAGCTACTCGCGTCAGAATTTACTATCAGGTTCGTCAAAAACAGTGACGGACCATGCAACCGTCGCCTCCAGTACGTCATCTTCCAACACGGCTAGCGGATCACACGCGTAAGCTATCTAAAACtcgttttaaataaatcattttctattaaaaaattaaacagaTTGTAATATGAATAATTAATCACAGGAGTAACAAGTGCAATCGTCAGCAAGGTTTGGATTCGCATTTACCATCTGGTGACGCACAGTACTCCTTGAATCTGCAGCAAATACCGCAAGAAGAGCGTAATAACTATGTGCCTATGAACGAAGCATCGTCAAgtcagcagcaacagcagccaGAACACAGTCGCGTTGATGAGGCTGTAACAAGTTATCGACGTCAGCCACGATTACGAGATAAGGACTCATGTGCGAGGTTTGTTTTATTGGATTATACAGATACCAATCTGATGGTTTTACTTTGGCTGTGTATTTAACGTGTTTTTTCATCATTTAGGATTGCCAAGAAGATCGCTGGACGAGATGACTTAAGGCATATATTGATGCAATGTTTGAATGTCCTAGAATCCAGAAAAGTAAGTTTGCTTCAATGgcgtttttattaaatattcccGATAAATAAGTTATACTTGGAGATCTTCTCACTCTTAACAGCTTGACGAGAGCCCACTACCATCTTCAAATGCAAGTAATACGACGGACTCGAGTGATGACGAATCCGAAGCTGGTGCCCGAGGCAGCACTACTTTGCCAAGCGCCATTGGCAACTTCAACTCGGATAATCAAGTTTCCACCAGTGAGTTGATTGACACCGCGTCATTAGCGCCAATCATGCATTATCCAACGCATCAACAAGTTTCCGAACAGAATGAAACCTCGGTACCTACAAACCTAATTCTTCCTTTTTCTATGACTAAAttcataaaagaaaataacgtatatttttaatgttaCAGGACACATATTCCCTGGGTGACACTATTGAAAAGTATTATCATCCTATGTCCAGCTTATCGATGACAGTTTCCTCGAGTACACAGGTTCACAATGATGCGACCGAGCCCGATATAATAACGCAGGAAGCTTCTAACAATAATCAGCAGgtattttgattaatttgtGGGCCTTCGAACTAGTTAAACTAGAATAAAAACTAGCGTTTACACCTATCTACAGACAAATTGCGACAGCCCATACGTAGATCCCGTTGATAGTACCAATCCGGACGAAGCTGCGGCAGCAATATCTATATTAACCCTTGATGAGCTGAAAGCGGAAGAGGAACGGGACCGCGCAGAGTATGTGATGCTCGAACGCACACCGACGAGTCAACAACCGCACAGGAGCCGTTGTAGCCCACGCATGGACCATCTACAGAAATAGCTCTTCATGCTTCTCGCTTGGGCCTTCCAGAAGCGTTTGGTCTAGGCTAGATATAGGATCGTAGGTACTTACAGAAGACTCGTTAGTGTCTTGAACAATGTGATGAAACGTTTGATTTAGGACTCGACTTTCAAATAGAAGACGGTTTTCTGGTTTTTCTTGAAGACTAGTTTACAAGATTTGTCTCGATATTTTTGAATGCTTCTCTtggatattattttattgcttTTGTATGTATTGATACATACAGCATGGAAAAAGTGAAGGGTGTTTTTGATTAGATACTCGATTAACGAGTAGTAACTTGATTTTACAAGGCTGATAGATGATAACTGATTGAATTTGACAGAAATTACTGAATTCACGAAATAGTGATTTAGATCAAGTAGGTATTTTCTGCGTCCAAGTTCAAATTTAGGTGTTACTTTACTATAGAAAAAGGGAACTTGAACTTGAAATCCCTAATTCACCTTCAACAAACTAGATGCATCGTATATCTTTTATAGAACTCGGCTGATCAAAAGATACTTGTCAAGAGTAGCTTGTTTAGAGGGACACAATGTAGCAATCAAAAAGACTGTATGTGAGGTGAATAAAGGTGTCTAGTGAGCAGAGAAAACAAGAGACTCggttcttttttacatacaaaagtaaatatttattcagtATTACCATAATTAAAATGTGAATACCTTAAACACTACTAGTCTACTTTATAAATGCGTAAAATTGAATACGCTTAGTGATCTGTTGCCCCCTGCACGAGAGCAGAGAGATTTTGCACCAATGGATTAACCACTTCAAAAAGTATGTGTACACCGCTTaatcagaaaacaaagaaataaactACATAATATTTTCTCTTCCAATCTTGAAGAACACGTATACATCGCAATTAATAGAATTGtctacttaaaattaaaaaaaaaaagtcatttCGCTCTAGACTTATAACAACAAGGCTTCACAAGTATACACATGAGTCAACGATGAAGGTGGTCAACCCTGTGGGCAGTCAAAACTCGGCTTCCTCGCTGTCGCCAGGCTGGCTGCACAGCCGAGTATCTCGATAGTGATGATAAGAGGAACAGCCGTGCGTCATCAACAGCATGTCCTCGAGCTCCTGGCACCTGCCATTGCCGCAGCTGGTCCTCGTCTGAACGGCCGACTGGAATTTAAGATTACCTGTCGCCGGCTGGCAGGCCATGTCGCAGTCGGCTGCTGGACTCAAGCGTAATAACGGCTCATGGTACACCTGGGCCAGTCCACGTTGATCTGATGAGGCCCTGAGCCAGTCCCCTGCACCATGGAAAAGACGTTTGTTACCACCGCCTCTGAAAGCAAACCCACTTGACTTATCGATTGTGGCTCTCGCGCGTAAACGCTGCGATGCGGCGACGGCGGCTCTTTTCCTCATCGCCACGATAGAGAGACCCCTTGGCGCGATTGGCCTGCCTCTAGACCTTATAGTTTGTGTACAAAGTTTCCTGTTAGTCTgttctcttttcttttattaacaCAATATGATGCGAATCTTTGACCAAGCTAATATTCGATATTCCTTTAACTGCAGCGCATGCGATTACAATTACTTCTAGTTGAACATTTCAGTTTGAAGCAGAGAAAAGCTAAGTGATAAAGCAGCAAGAAAATTCGCGCGCCCGTTCTGCAGTATACAACTGCAGCGAACTTACGTAACTtaggtataggtatataacCGCAGAGCGATGGAAAAGCCGGTCAGTGGCACGTGCGCACGCGACGACGCTCGCGTAATCCAATTTCCGAAGGGAGGCGCGCGCCGCAAACTTGATTGCACTGCATTACCGCATTAATTGTTCTCCCCAACGAGCAATGGACAACAATTGAATAACAAATGAAAGCGGAAGACGCGCGCGGAAATTTCGCCAAGCTTTCTAAGCGCGAAACATATAGGCAACCGAATATGCGAAACTAAGCGAGCTTGTTGCGAAATTTGGCAGAGGTGCTAAAGTACAAAGATATATactcataataaaattatatcgcGCTATCTGGAGCAAGCtgtcgccgcgcgcgagcgagctttgATTATACTTTCGAGTtttagtgcgcgcgcgcgcgtgcggtaCCAATAAAGTTACTGGTAAACGGGTTGTTGAGGCTTCATAATATGTATTAGCAGGCCTATGAGCAATTACACCGATTGTTGTGTACTGATAGGCTTGAGGAGAAATCGCGTTCGTAACCCCGCGCTTTGTATACGTAATTCAAGCGTGGCCGCTTTTGATCAGGCACGTAAACAAGTTCTTAATTAAAATAAGCAAGCAATAAGCAAGTTAGAAAGAAGTTTGAGTTGCGACAGCCAAGTTAGTCATCAAATCGAGTCAAGATAAACATTAGGCATTACTCTAGTTTAAATGGAACCGTCCTCCACGTTATAGTACGAAAGAGACGAGTTAACCAAGCCGCGATTGGTCTCACCTTCGCGGAACTTTTTGAACCTGGGCACGACGTAGGCCTCGTAGTCAAAGTCCTGGGGCAGAGCGTCGAAGCCCCTCTTTCTGCTCCTCTGTTCCTGGGCCtcgacggcggcggcaaaCATTGCCTGGTGGAACTGATTTTTCTGTGGCGCGTCACAGTCCACCTCCATGCCGTTGTGCTGTTGCTGCTTCTGATAGTTATTcgtttgctgctgctgctgctgttgcagcaTTTCCGGATTATTAGGAGCCGCCGTTGGTTGCACATAGCCGTAGTAGACGCTCGACGAAACGAAAGGCCCGCACTGCGCAGCCATCTTTGTTTTCCCGCGTGTATCTGTTGATGTACCGCTGCTTTCGAGGTTATGTTGCGCGCACCTTGGCTATGTGTGCGTGTTCGCGGAagattcgtttttttttttatcccatGCGAGATCTATACAGGTATACGACGCTGTAGACCGCGTACTGTACGATATAGCGATAGAGGTATCACACGTGATTTCGAGTTTGCGCGTCTTCGGCTTGGCTCTGTCCTTGTATCGGTGGGATGCACTTGTTACACTTTGATAAATAGGGAAAAACTTTTGTTTATACTATGCACTTGTCGAGCCTCTAATGAATGCGACTGTTTCGTCTGATTGGAGAGAAAACAGAAGATGAGCAAAAAGTTGTGTGCGAAAGATCGGGGACAACGCTCAAGTATATAAGCTGTGTCCGAGTACGTAACGCAACACACTGTACGAGAACTATGCCGAGAGTCGAGCGTTattgcagcggcagcaggcGGCATCAGCCTCGACGCGCGAAAGTGAAATGGCTGCTCGGCGCCCGCCGCTGATGCAGAGTGCAAAGTGCAGCCGACCTGCcgaccgcgcgcgcacgcgactcCATTTACTCGAatgataattaataataaatatacgaAACGAATTGGGAATATGTATACTGGAAGAGTAAGCAGGCAACGATAAActcttttgattttacaatttacaataaattgcAACCTACTTATTCTCTCTCGATCGAAAAATGTGATGCGCGAAAAGTGAAGCCgctgaaaaataaatctgattGGTGGTCTGCATGGCCTATAGAATGGCCTGTAGAAAGGGCGCAACATTTGAAATTCTAACCTTCAAACGAGGAACGCGCGGATTCCGGAACCTATATATATCACCTTACCGAAATTACCGAATAATCTTACTTACTAACTTACCGACGCAGCATGTGTCATCTGCGGTCGCCGCCGCGAGAGGGCGCTCCTCGTTTCGAAATCAAATGCGAGGCAGGCCAAAATCGGCAATTGCGGTTATATAGGTAGCTTTGAGTATTTACATTACGTTAGAGAAATAGTTGCGAGTATTGCACGGGCGACATTCAGGATCGGTTATAACCTTCGAATACGCGAACCCGCGTCGTCCAAGTGATCCGATCGAGTTGTACAAACACACCAATAGGTGTCGAATCGTCGCGAATGAAAACATTAGCACAATGTGAATGTATACATAATGTGAAACGGATGATGGAGACTATAATAGTATAATATCGTGGCTAATGCGATTTTCAAAACAGACTGTCTACTCGTCCGAGCATGCCTGTCGGATCAACTGCACaagttttatcatttattttcgCAAGCACCTGAACGACTGCAGATTTTGCTTAGGATTGTACAGGTTATCCGCCGTTTTTCGACAGCATCGACGAGCTAGATCTGAGAAACCCTCTATATAGTCGGTGAGTATTACAAAACGTTACGTAAGTCCTTTCAAGTGGCCGAAAAACTGATGACTGATATGCGACACACATTTTTACTATCTACCATGAAATTCTGTACGATCTGATCCATCGATAATTATAGCTATGTTTTAATATTAAGGGAACGCAATAGCTAATTGTAAGCTTACCTTTTGTGCATTTGTCTCCTGTGGCTGTCACACCGGATCTGCACACGAGTTTGCGGGATATACGGtcgggggaggggggggggggggtgaccGTGAAAAATCTTAAGGGGAAGGTTCGAAAATCGAACGAATATGTCTTACGTAATATAGAATGGCCCCTAAGTAATCTAGCGAGAAAGTTTCTATTTTCAAACGCTCACCtgagatcgctgctcggctCGTCGCCGACGATATACCTATCATtacatgtataaaaaaatgcgACTTTTTGCGGGACCTCTTGAGGGACCGTCTCGACCgtaaattgcataaaaattgCGCAAACATTATTTTCCTCTGTCCTCGCaactataattaatattaactcACAACTCGGCATATTATATGAACGACTAATATCttcgagtgaaaaaaaaaaaggaatgatttgcattttaaaaaacgtaaaaaaaaaatgactgcTATTAGCGGTGAGGCATACGAATAGCCCCCGATTACCTATGCAAATCGCCGAGCTATACGGGAAAAATTACGAGTGGAGAAAAACGGCTATATACCCTTTTCCCGCAACGATGCGAGATTATAGAGCTAATGGTCTCTTGAAAATTTGATACCGCACTCGAGTATGCGCGAATTGCGGTGAGCCTATACCGACAGGCGTAGGTACGTGCTTTCCGTTTTCCTCCGCGTATTcgcgaaatctgcagatagaCATCGAGGACGTCATGGAGATCTTCGAGAGGCGATACTTTACGCTGAACAAGACGCTGTTGTCGAGCGCTGGGCTGTGGCCCTACCAGAACCGCAGGAAAAAATTCTGCATACGCAGCTTCGTCAATCTCATCATCGGAATTTTCGTCATATTTCCCCAAGTAAGAGCCGTTTTCTCGTTGTTCGCACGGTCAACCGTTGAAAATTAATTCGGCCCTTCGATTCGCAGATCGTCCGGATATACAGCTACTTGGGAGTCAACATGGACCTGATGGTCGAACACTCGGCAGTGCTGTTGTACATAATGACGATTTACCTCAAGTTTCTCACGTCCGTTTTCTACGAGGAAAAGGTTTGTGTCGCGATCGAAAGCAATCGGCGCGCACGCGATACTATTTTTCTCTCGAATCCGCAGCTCCGGGTGGTGTACGACAACATAGCGAAGAACTGGCAGTTGATCAAGGACGTGAACGAGGTGAACATACTCGTCCAGTACTCGGAAAACGGGCGGTTCCTCACCATCGGCTACATAAGTAGGCATCAGTTTCGTTTGAGATCTCGATATGAAAGTGAATACTTGGGAAAgaattggaaaaaaaagagagcggAAATTCCACAGTGTACATAATCGCCGCCTGTCTGGCGTACATCCTCTTGCCGATGGCCCCCATCCTGCTCGACGTCTTCGTCCCCTTGAACCAGAGCCGACCCCGCTTCTACATACTGGGCGGCGAGTACTTCATCATCGACAAAGTCGAGGACTACGGCAAGGTCTACATGTTCGACGTCCTCGCCGTCATCGTCTCGGTCTGGCTCATCTGCGCCGTCGACTCGATGTACGCCGCCTCGATCGAGCACTGCCTCGGACTCTTTGCCATCGTCAAGTAAGTCGCGCGGGACGCGCGCGaatttatgatttatttacgaTCGTATACGCGATTAGCTCCTCGCTGAGGTTTCTGCAGGCTGCGTTTGAGGATGTGCACCCAGCCGAGCTGTGAGGGACCTCGAGGCAGGGACGCCTCCTACAAGCTCATCGTTCGCCTCATTCGCATGCACAAGGATATCATCAAGTTCAGTATGGCAGCTGTCTCGGCGTTTGTGTATATCGCTGTAACCATCGTTGTAATGTTGGATGTTTCATGAATCGCACACGACTTTCCGCAGCTTCACCGACATCCTCGAGTCGTCCTACTCCTCGTCCTTTTTGATTTTGGTCGGGATAAACGTGATCTTCCTCAGCTTCGAGTGCATCATCGTGAGTAGCTCGTCGCGTACTTTGTCGTATTTCTAGATGTCGGGCGTAACGCTCCCATTGCCATTATAGGTGCTCACGCGGTTCGGCCAGGCGATGGAGATGATGCGCTACTCCATGATCATGTTCGGCATAGTGGTGCACCTCTTCTACATAAGCTGGCCGGGCCAGAAACTGATCGACTTGAGTCTTGGACTCTTTCAGGACACGTGAGTCTCGCTcgtgattttttcatttcacgcCGGTACGCCTGAGTCATTCGAACATTTTTTTGGCGCCAGCTACCTCAACGAGTGGTACGCCTGTCCGACGAGGGCTCAAAAACTGCTGGGTTTGATGACCCTGCGATGCTCCAAGCCCTGTCACCTGACCGCCGGAGGAATGTACGTTATGAACTTGAGCAACTTTGCCAAGGTAAAATTGCACTGATCAAAGACCAGCGTTGTATTGACACTGATTTTCGCATTTCTTTTCAAGATCGTTAAAACGTCGCTGTCGTACATGACGGTCCTCGCATCCTTTAGATAAGACTCTACCATATATCCGttgttttttaacaataaGCAAAATAGAATGACATATTTTCGTAATCGAGCGTCGTTAATTTAGCATTA is from Nasonia vitripennis strain AsymCx chromosome 1, Nvit_psr_1.1, whole genome shotgun sequence and encodes:
- the LOC100120477 gene encoding uncharacterized protein LOC100120477 isoform X1, which produces MAAQCGPFVSSSVYYGYVQPTAAPNNPEMLQQQQQQQTNNYQKQQQHNGMEVDCDAPQKNQFHQAMFAAAVEAQEQRSRKRGFDALPQDFDYEAYVVPRFKKFREGGGNKRLFHGAGDWLRASSDQRGLAQVYHEPLLRLSPAADCDMACQPATGNLKFQSAVQTRTSCGNGRCQELEDMLLMTHGCSSYHHYRDTRLCSQPGDSEEAEF
- the LOC100463238 gene encoding uncharacterized protein LOC100463238 isoform X1 produces the protein MEIFERRYFTLNKTLLSSAGLWPYQNRRKKFCIRSFVNLIIGIFVIFPQIVRIYSYLGVNMDLMVEHSAVLLYIMTIYLKFLTSVFYEEKLRVVYDNIAKNWQLIKDVNEVNILVQYSENGRFLTIGYIMYIIAACLAYILLPMAPILLDVFVPLNQSRPRFYILGGEYFIIDKVEDYGKVYMFDVLAVIVSVWLICAVDSMYAASIEHCLGLFAIVKLRLRMCTQPSCEGPRGRDASYKLIVRLIRMHKDIINFTDILESSYSSSFLILVGINVIFLSFECIIVLTRFGQAMEMMRYSMIMFGIVVHLFYISWPGQKLIDLSLGLFQDTYLNEWYACPTRAQKLLGLMTLRCSKPCHLTAGGMYVMNLSNFAKIVKTSLSYMTVLASFR
- the LOC100463238 gene encoding uncharacterized protein LOC100463238 isoform X2, translating into MEIFERRYFTLNKTLLSSAGLWPYQNRRKKFCIRSFVNLIIGIFVIFPQIVRIYSYLGVNMDLMVEHSAVLLYIMTIYLKFLTSVFYEEKLRVVYDNIAKNWQLIKDVNEVNILVQYSENGRFLTIGYIMYIIAACLAYILLPMAPILLDVFVPLNQSRPRFYILGGEYFIIDKVEDYGKVYMFDVLAVIVSVWLICAVDSMYAASIEHCLGLFAIVKLRLRMCTQPSCEGPRGRDASYKLIVRLIRMHKDIINFTDILESSYSSSFLILVGINVIFLSFECIIVLTRFGQAMEMMRYSMIMFGIVVHLFYISWPGQKLIDLSLGLFQDTYLNEWYACPTRAQKLLGLMTLRCSKPCHLTAGGISLKRRCRT
- the LOC100120477 gene encoding uncharacterized protein LOC100120477 isoform X2, with amino-acid sequence MAAQCGPFVSSSVYYGYVQPTAAPNNPEMLQQQQQQQTNNYQKQQQHNGMEVDCDAPQKNQFHQAMFAAAVEAQEQRSRKRGFDALPQDFDYEAYVVPRFKKFREGDWLRASSDQRGLAQVYHEPLLRLSPAADCDMACQPATGNLKFQSAVQTRTSCGNGRCQELEDMLLMTHGCSSYHHYRDTRLCSQPGDSEEAEF